CTTTCTTAAGCGTAGAAATCAGTGTTTTTGAGTATTCTATGGGGGAGTCGATTTCTATTTGACTTACTTTTTGACCAGTTTTTTTATTAACATATTGATCAATATGCTTTAATATTTTTTCTCTCCACATTTTTTCAAAATCATCCATGGTAATCTCCTTTAAATTCAGATTAGCTCATACAAAGATTAAAAACTATGTTAATTCAACGATAAGTGTATCAATATCTATTTCTTTATCAGGATCAATGCTATGGTAATACCATTTCTCATCTAAATCATTATAAATGATACTCCAATTAAAAGTAGATCTAATAACGACAGTAGACCCACTAATTGTTTCAAAAACAAATTGATATCCAGGCTCAATATCTAATCTTAATGCACTGCCAGAAGGTTTGTATAAGATATGCAAAACAAATGTATCCCAATCTTCCGGATCCAAACCAATATCAGTATACCGATAATCTCCCCATGTTCGTCCATAGCTACCTGTAGTAAGAAAATTTTCTTTAATATCATCTATAATCTCAGGTGCTATTTCTTCAAATGTATCACCATATGGAGATAAAGGTAGCGCGACATCGTTGATAAATATCTTAAATACTTTTAAGTCTGTATCCCAAATAAATTCACTGTTTTTGCTTTGTAAAATAGGTTGTTGTGACAGATATTGTTCATCTACTAGAAATGAAAGCATTTCATCAACAGATAAATCACTTTCTGATAAAGGATCATCAGGATGATCAACATCGTAATTACGTATAGCATAATTCACACTTTCAATAGTTCTTTGATCAGCTTTCAATCGTGTGTTTTCAAGTAGGTTACCTATCAAGACAATAGATACTAAGGCTATAATCCCTAATATGACAGTGACTGCTAATAATTCAATTAATGTAACTGCTTTTTTACTACGCATATTTATAACCTCGTAATTTTTATGATTTAATATTATCATAAATGCATGTTTCAAGCAATAAGAGTATGAATAATAAAGAACTCTTTTTCAAGTATCTTAGGGTAGCAACTAAGTTTTAACATGTAACTAGGGGTTCTTTTTTAAAATATTAATACCAAAAACATTTTTAAAGAACTATAACATTTGACAGATATTACAAAACATCTGTTTTTTAATTAGATTTAAAGAACATATTTGCACATGTAAAAATGATTAAAAATAAGATAATTATAAATAATATAATATGATTATAATATTGAAAAAAACAATTAAATGCTGGATAAATACTTTAGCATGCTGAAGTGTTTGGGCAAGGTACTTAAATTTTTAAAATTATTGAATAATTAAATGTAAAAAATATAAATTAATCACAAAATAACCTTGTATACTTAAATGAAATTAGTTATAATTAGATAGGTGCAATCGAAGAATTAATAAAAATTTTAATAAACAAGAAGGAGTGTCATATGTCAAAAAGAGTTTTGATTATTGGCGGCGTTGCTGGTGGAGCATCAGTAGCTGCTAGAGTTAGACGACTTGATGAACAAGCCGAAGTTACAATGTTTGAAAGAGGGCCATACGTTTCTTTTTCAAATTGTGCATTACCATTTTTCTTAAGTAGAATGGTGCCGCAAAGTGACGATTTAGTTTTAATGTGTCCAGAACAATTTGCTAAACAATATAATATTAATGCAAAAGTTCATAGTGAAGTCATTGATGTAAAACCTAATGAGCACAAAGTAGTTGTTAAGAATGTTTTAACTGGAGAAACCTATGAAGAAGAATACGATAAATTATTCTTTTCACCAGGAGCAAATCCAATTATGCCTAAATCAATTAAAGGCATAGATTCTAAACATGTATTTCCTGTAAGAAATGTTCCTGACATTGTTAAAATTGATAATTATATCCATGATAACAAAGTTACGGATGTTGCAGTTGTAGGTGGAGGATTTATCGGAATTGAAGTCATGGAAAATTTAACTCATGCTGGTATTAAGGTTTCCTTAATTGAAGCAGCTGATCAAATCATGACACCATATGATAAAGATATGGCTCAAATCCTACATAAAGAAATTATTGACAACAATGTAGATCTTATTGTAAGTGATGCATTAGCTGAAATCAAAGAAGATTGTGTTATAACAGCAAATGGTAAAAAAGTTAAAGCACAATTGGTTATTGTTGCAATTGGTGTAGTTCCAGAAGTAAGCTTAGCTAAAAAAATTGGTATTGAATTAGGTCAAACTGGTGGTATCAAAGTAGATCATAATTTTAGAACAAATATTAAAGATATTTATGCTGTTGGAGATGCGATTGAATATTATTGCTCATTAACACGTAGACCATCAAGACTTACATTAGCTGGACCTGCTCAAAGACAAGCAAGAAGTGCAGCAGATAATATGTATGGTAGAACTATACAAAATAAAGGTGGCATTGGCTCAAGTTGTGTAAAAATATTTGAACTTAATGCAGCAAATACTGGTCTTAATGAAAAACAATGTTTAGCAGCTGGTATTAAATATGATTATGTATATCTTATTCCAGGAGATAGTGTTGGTATTATACCTTCATCAAATCCACTACATGTAAAATTAGTATTTGAAGTTCCAACAGGAAAAATCTTAGGTTGCCAAGCTATTGGTAAAGGTAACGCTGACAAACGTGCAGATGTTATTGCAGCAATGATTACAATGGGTGGAACGCTTGATGATTTAAAAGAACTAGAATTATGTTATTCACCAATCTTCTCAACTGCAAAAGATCCACTAAATCATGCAGCTTTAGTTGCTTTAAATGTTATGAATGGAGAATTCAAACAAGTTAAAGTCTCTGAAGTCAGAGATATTTATGAAAATGGCGGATATATCATTGATGTTAGAGAACCTAACGAATATGCACAAGGTCATATTAAAAATGCAGTTAATATTCCAATGAGCCAATTTAGACAAAGATTAGATGAAATACCTAAGGATAAGGCAGTTTATGTACATTGCCGTTCAGCTCAAAGAAGTTATAATGTAGCTAGAGCACTTGGACAATTAGGATTTGATAATATTTATAATATTTCAGGATCTTATATGGGTATTTGTTATAATCAATATTTTGAAGATGTAACATTAAAGAGAACTAAAATTGTAACAGAATACAATTTTAAATAAAAAAAATAACACGGAGGAAGTATGAAAAGTTTAAGTAAAAAACAATTGATTGAAGCAGTTGTTGGATTTGCATTAATTTTACTAGTATTAGTGTTAGGCTTCACAGAAGTAGTTGCTGGTGGAGTATTTGTTAAATTATTAATTGGTTTAGGACTTGGTTATGCTTTAACAAGAGGCGATTATGGGTTCGCTGGTTTGTCAAACAGAGCATGTAGAACAGGTTCTACAAAACTATTAAGATCATTATTAGTAATGTTCGTTGTATCTGCAATGATCGTTGCTGCATTCTTATTAGGTGGAGCTTCACTAAGTTTATGGGTTAATCCAATTTCTTGGGGATTATTATTTGGTGGTATTTTATTTGGTGTTGGTATGGCATTTTCTAGTTGCTGTGCAACTGGTGTATTACAAGATGTACCTGTTGGATTTTCAAGAGCATTAATCACATTATTCTTCTTTGGAGTCGGCGTATTTTTAGGATTCCCTTTAATGACTACTGGTTTTGTTCAAACTTCAATATTTACAACTGCTAGTTACAATGGTGTTTGGTTTGTTGACTTATTCAGTAATGGTGGAGCTAATATGGGTGCTGGTATTATCGGCGCATTAATATTAACTGTTGTACTTGCTGTTGGTGTTGGCTTCTTAGCTAAATGGTATCAAAAGAAAGTTGCTAAAAACTTCCCAGCTCCAGTTGCTGAAGTTGTAGAAGAAGAAGGCACTGTATGGCACAGATATTTTGTTAAAAAATGGTCATTAACTCAAACTGCTTTAGTTATCGCAATTTTATTTGGATTATTATATGCAGTATCAAGTACTGGTTGGGGCGCTTCAACAGTTTATGGTAACTGGTTTGGAACAATCTTAGCTAAACTTGGTGTTAGTGTTAATGCTTTAGTTGAATTTACTGGAAGACCTGCAGGATCATTTACTACTAAATTATTTGAATCTTCATCTTATATGCAAAACATTGGTATTATCTTAGGAGCTTTTGTAGGACTATTATTATCAGGTAGATTTACAGAAATTTTCAAAGAAGGCTTAAAGATTAAACCAATGGAAATCTTATTATTTGCAGCTGGTGGTTTATTACTAGGTTTTGGTACTAGATTATCTCTAGGTTGTAATGTTGGTGCTTTATATACTCCAATTGCTAACTTCTCATTAGCTGGTTGGTTCTATTTATTCTTCTTATTCGGTGGCGGATACTTAGGAAATATGATAAGAAAAGCATTCTACAAAAAATTTGATAAATAAAAATTTCTAAGCATTATATAAATATTTAAAACCTTTTATCCTTGGATAAGAGGTTTTTTATAATATATTAGAAAACATATGGTAATTTTATCCTAAATCATATATAATAAATAAGAGTAATACATACAGTTAAGAAAATTTAAATTAAAAAAAATAAACCAAAATATAAGCGTATGAAGAGGTTTTTTTATAATTTAATTTATATATATATCAAATTGAGTTTGTGATAAGACTAAATTGAAAGGGAATTATACTTAAAAAAGTTAAATATTTTTTTTGTATATAAAAACTATGAAGTTTAAAAAAACTATTGTTTGGTTAACCATCATTTTAATATGGTTTATCATTACTATTCCACAACTTGGTATAGTAAGTCCTGTGGTTGTACCACCTCCACATAAAGTGTTTTTAGCATTCCTTGATTTCGTAGCAAACGGATATGGTAGTAAATCGTTTTGGAGTCATATAGCTGCGAGCTATGGACGATTATTTATAGCTATTATCTTTGCTGTTATTGTTGCAGTGCCTTTGGGTTTATTATGTGGATATATAAAGAAAATTGAAATTGTAGTGTCTACTATTGTTGATTTTGTAAGACCGCTACCTCCTTTAGCTTATTATATGGTTTTAATATTATGGTTAGGTATCGGAAACACATCGAAAATTGTCTTGTTATTTATCGCGGCATTTGCACCTGTATATATTGCATGTGTGCAAGCAGTCAAACTAGTTAAAACTGATTA
The sequence above is drawn from the Mariniplasma anaerobium genome and encodes:
- a CDS encoding type II secretion system protein; the protein is MRSKKAVTLIELLAVTVILGIIALVSIVLIGNLLENTRLKADQRTIESVNYAIRNYDVDHPDDPLSESDLSVDEMLSFLVDEQYLSQQPILQSKNSEFIWDTDLKVFKIFINDVALPLSPYGDTFEEIAPEIIDDIKENFLTTGSYGRTWGDYRYTDIGLDPEDWDTFVLHILYKPSGSALRLDIEPGYQFVFETISGSTVVIRSTFNWSIIYNDLDEKWYYHSIDPDKEIDIDTLIVELT
- a CDS encoding FAD-dependent oxidoreductase; translation: MSKRVLIIGGVAGGASVAARVRRLDEQAEVTMFERGPYVSFSNCALPFFLSRMVPQSDDLVLMCPEQFAKQYNINAKVHSEVIDVKPNEHKVVVKNVLTGETYEEEYDKLFFSPGANPIMPKSIKGIDSKHVFPVRNVPDIVKIDNYIHDNKVTDVAVVGGGFIGIEVMENLTHAGIKVSLIEAADQIMTPYDKDMAQILHKEIIDNNVDLIVSDALAEIKEDCVITANGKKVKAQLVIVAIGVVPEVSLAKKIGIELGQTGGIKVDHNFRTNIKDIYAVGDAIEYYCSLTRRPSRLTLAGPAQRQARSAADNMYGRTIQNKGGIGSSCVKIFELNAANTGLNEKQCLAAGIKYDYVYLIPGDSVGIIPSSNPLHVKLVFEVPTGKILGCQAIGKGNADKRADVIAAMITMGGTLDDLKELELCYSPIFSTAKDPLNHAALVALNVMNGEFKQVKVSEVRDIYENGGYIIDVREPNEYAQGHIKNAVNIPMSQFRQRLDEIPKDKAVYVHCRSAQRSYNVARALGQLGFDNIYNISGSYMGICYNQYFEDVTLKRTKIVTEYNFK
- a CDS encoding YeeE/YedE family protein; amino-acid sequence: MKSLSKKQLIEAVVGFALILLVLVLGFTEVVAGGVFVKLLIGLGLGYALTRGDYGFAGLSNRACRTGSTKLLRSLLVMFVVSAMIVAAFLLGGASLSLWVNPISWGLLFGGILFGVGMAFSSCCATGVLQDVPVGFSRALITLFFFGVGVFLGFPLMTTGFVQTSIFTTASYNGVWFVDLFSNGGANMGAGIIGALILTVVLAVGVGFLAKWYQKKVAKNFPAPVAEVVEEEGTVWHRYFVKKWSLTQTALVIAILFGLLYAVSSTGWGASTVYGNWFGTILAKLGVSVNALVEFTGRPAGSFTTKLFESSSYMQNIGIILGAFVGLLLSGRFTEIFKEGLKIKPMEILLFAAGGLLLGFGTRLSLGCNVGALYTPIANFSLAGWFYLFFLFGGGYLGNMIRKAFYKKFDK
- a CDS encoding ABC transporter permease, which produces MKFKKTIVWLTIILIWFIITIPQLGIVSPVVVPPPHKVFLAFLDFVANGYGSKSFWSHIAASYGRLFIAIIFAVIVAVPLGLLCGYIKKIEIVVSTIVDFVRPLPPLAYYMVLILWLGIGNTSKIVLLFIAAFAPVYIACVQAVKLVKTDYILSAQTLGANKMQLFTNVVFPGALPNIFTGIRTATGVAFTTLVSAEMVAAISGVGWVILDASNKLNSRIVFVGIIIIGISAIFIDKFLKLIEDKVVFWKGQN